A window of the Listeria swaminathanii genome harbors these coding sequences:
- a CDS encoding ABC transporter ATP-binding protein, with translation MTETIIRFENVTKQFDNDPPVLDNVSFEIEKGKFYTLLGPSGCGKTTILRLIAGFLEASEGQIYLGEKVINQIPANKRPVNTVFQDYALFPHLNVYENVAFGLRIKKLKKEAIDEKVQEALRFVNLKGYEKREISEMSGGQRQRVAIARAIVNEPEVILLDEPLSALDLKLRTEMQYELRDLQKRLGITFIFVTHDQEEALAMSDEIFVLNKGEIQQSGTPIDIYDEPINKFVADFIGESNIVNGKMIQDFEVEFVERRFECVDQGFRPNEVVEVVIRPEDLEITSAAKGQLQVTVDWMLFRGVHYEVGCIDTDGNEWLVHTTRKVRVGDKIGLAFEPEAIHVMRLGETEEEFDKRLDSYDEVQ, from the coding sequence GTGACAGAAACAATTATTCGTTTTGAAAACGTAACAAAACAATTTGATAATGATCCACCAGTGCTTGACAATGTCAGCTTTGAAATAGAAAAAGGGAAGTTCTATACGTTGCTCGGTCCATCTGGTTGCGGGAAAACAACTATTTTGCGCTTAATCGCCGGGTTTTTAGAAGCTTCAGAAGGACAAATTTACTTAGGCGAAAAAGTAATTAACCAAATTCCAGCCAACAAACGTCCAGTAAATACCGTTTTCCAAGATTATGCTTTATTTCCGCATTTAAATGTGTACGAAAATGTTGCTTTTGGATTGCGTATTAAAAAATTGAAAAAAGAAGCAATCGATGAAAAAGTACAAGAAGCATTGCGCTTTGTTAACTTAAAAGGCTACGAAAAAAGAGAAATTAGCGAAATGTCTGGTGGGCAAAGACAACGTGTCGCAATCGCGCGAGCAATCGTCAATGAACCAGAAGTTATTTTGCTTGATGAGCCACTATCAGCACTTGATTTAAAGCTGCGCACAGAAATGCAATATGAACTACGCGACTTGCAAAAACGTCTTGGAATTACATTTATTTTTGTAACGCATGACCAAGAAGAAGCACTCGCAATGAGCGATGAAATTTTTGTACTAAACAAAGGCGAAATTCAACAAAGTGGGACACCGATTGATATTTACGATGAACCGATTAATAAATTTGTCGCAGATTTTATCGGCGAATCCAACATTGTTAATGGCAAAATGATTCAAGATTTCGAAGTGGAATTTGTGGAAAGACGTTTTGAATGTGTCGACCAAGGGTTCCGCCCGAATGAAGTTGTCGAGGTAGTTATTCGTCCGGAAGATTTAGAAATCACTTCAGCTGCAAAAGGCCAACTGCAAGTAACCGTTGATTGGATGCTGTTCCGCGGTGTGCATTATGAAGTAGGTTGTATCGATACTGATGGAAATGAATGGCTTGTTCACACAACGAGAAAAGTTCGTGTGGGTGATAAGATTGGCTTAGCGTTTGAACCAGAGGCAATTCATGTTATGCGTCTCGGGGAAACGGAGGAAGAATTCGATAAGCGGCTTGATAGCTACGATGAGGTGCAGTAA
- a CDS encoding YceI family protein, translated as MTVEKWNVDPAHSSIEFQVKHMMVSKVKGAFSDFTADIEMDPEDLTSAKLNFSVAAASVDTRQAQRDGHLKSEDFFNVEKYPNVTFTATKITADGDDEYVVTGDLTIRDVTKPLTLEVSYEGTGKDPNTGNMVAGFEAKGKFNRKDFGLNYNAALETGGVLIGDEVKLNIQIEASK; from the coding sequence ATGACAGTAGAAAAATGGAACGTAGACCCAGCGCATAGTTCAATCGAATTTCAAGTAAAACACATGATGGTATCAAAAGTAAAAGGTGCATTTAGCGATTTCACAGCAGACATCGAAATGGATCCAGAAGACTTAACATCAGCAAAATTAAACTTCTCCGTTGCTGCTGCTTCTGTTGACACTCGCCAAGCGCAACGTGATGGTCACTTGAAAAGCGAAGACTTCTTTAATGTAGAAAAATATCCAAACGTTACTTTTACAGCAACAAAAATTACAGCTGACGGCGATGATGAATACGTAGTGACTGGTGACTTAACTATTCGTGACGTAACAAAACCTCTTACACTAGAAGTAAGCTACGAAGGAACTGGAAAAGATCCAAACACTGGTAACATGGTAGCTGGCTTTGAAGCAAAAGGTAAATTCAACCGCAAAGACTTTGGCCTTAATTACAATGCTGCGTTAGAAACTGGTGGCGTACTTATCGGTGACGAAGTAAAATTAAACATCCAAATCGAAGCAAGTAAATAA
- a CDS encoding Na+/H+ antiporter, whose protein sequence is MEIFLYVLALLVAIFISNLLNRFVPFVSVPLIQIGLGVIIAIMPITFDLKLNPELFLVMFIAPLLFNDGRQTDKAALWGMRMPILVLALGLVFATVVVIGYFVHWMIPTIPLAAAFALAAALAPTDAVAVSSLSGRINLPKRIMNLLEGEALINDASGLVAFQFAIAATVTGVFSLMDASISFFVIAIGGILVGLALSWLKFRLLKWVRGLGMEDVTFHMLIQILTPFIIYLVAEEFHVSGILAVVAAGIMHSMEQKKMDPQLVKLNVVSQSTWSVIIFVLNGLVFLLLGTQLPSITEVVWNDSGSSNLQVMAYILSITAALILLRFLWVYISWSIGAKQRQKQNKKTQLPKIRPVILTSLSGVRGAVTLASALAIPFFLDDGSLFPQRALIIFIASGVILCTLVIATFILPLLAKTEEVTTEDERAETATRIRILRNVIRELKEQTLPETKGATDEVIEDYRRRIYDLQQNSHSDRGMDERERAKRLEIIQWERENTQKMADDGRIVATDSYRYQHYLNMMEQAIKQRFRTKIKTAWMFLYRLIMLIMHPKKWGKITHKVKKGISKDSERFQAIRKLREENEILIISKLKEQLTEENADIIGPLITEHIIFLERVRKEPSPRSKRAKSEQKKREVQVVAFQLERDIIQHMFETGGISRDLARDLRQNLNMIETYLYDDFIE, encoded by the coding sequence TTGGAGATATTTTTATACGTTTTAGCACTACTTGTTGCGATTTTTATTTCTAATTTATTAAACCGATTTGTTCCCTTTGTATCGGTACCACTGATTCAAATTGGACTAGGTGTTATTATCGCGATTATGCCGATTACTTTTGATTTAAAACTCAATCCGGAACTTTTTCTTGTGATGTTTATTGCGCCTTTATTATTTAATGACGGAAGACAGACGGATAAAGCAGCACTTTGGGGAATGCGAATGCCTATATTGGTTCTTGCGCTTGGCCTTGTGTTTGCAACGGTTGTGGTGATTGGCTACTTTGTACATTGGATGATTCCAACAATTCCACTTGCGGCGGCGTTTGCTCTTGCAGCAGCTCTTGCGCCAACTGATGCAGTGGCAGTAAGCTCACTTTCCGGACGAATAAATTTGCCAAAACGGATTATGAATTTACTTGAAGGGGAAGCGCTGATTAATGATGCTTCTGGTTTAGTTGCGTTCCAATTTGCGATTGCTGCAACGGTAACGGGCGTATTCAGTTTAATGGACGCAAGCATTAGTTTTTTTGTGATTGCAATCGGCGGTATTTTAGTCGGGTTAGCACTGAGTTGGTTGAAATTCAGACTGTTAAAATGGGTTCGCGGCTTAGGTATGGAAGATGTTACATTCCATATGTTAATCCAAATTTTGACACCATTTATTATTTACTTAGTAGCAGAGGAATTCCATGTTTCTGGGATTTTAGCAGTTGTTGCCGCTGGAATTATGCACTCGATGGAACAAAAGAAAATGGATCCACAATTAGTAAAATTAAATGTCGTTTCGCAAAGTACTTGGTCTGTAATCATTTTCGTTTTGAATGGTTTGGTCTTTTTGCTTTTAGGAACACAGCTGCCTTCGATTACAGAAGTAGTTTGGAACGATTCCGGCAGTAGCAATTTACAAGTAATGGCTTATATTTTATCGATTACGGCTGCGCTGATTTTGCTGCGTTTTCTGTGGGTGTATATCTCGTGGAGCATTGGGGCAAAACAGCGACAAAAACAAAATAAAAAGACACAGCTTCCTAAGATTAGACCAGTGATTTTAACTTCACTTTCCGGGGTTCGTGGTGCGGTTACGCTTGCCAGTGCGCTTGCTATTCCTTTTTTCTTAGATGATGGCTCATTATTTCCGCAACGGGCGTTAATTATTTTTATCGCATCGGGGGTTATCCTTTGTACGCTAGTTATCGCCACGTTCATTTTACCTTTACTTGCCAAAACAGAAGAGGTGACAACGGAAGACGAACGAGCAGAGACAGCGACACGGATTCGGATTTTAAGAAATGTGATTAGAGAATTGAAAGAACAAACATTGCCAGAAACCAAAGGCGCGACGGATGAAGTGATTGAAGATTACCGAAGACGGATTTATGACTTGCAGCAAAATAGTCATTCGGATAGAGGCATGGATGAGAGGGAACGCGCAAAACGGTTAGAAATTATTCAGTGGGAACGTGAAAACACCCAAAAAATGGCGGATGACGGACGGATTGTTGCCACAGACAGCTATCGTTATCAGCATTATCTTAATATGATGGAGCAAGCAATTAAACAACGCTTCCGCACAAAAATTAAAACCGCATGGATGTTTTTATATCGTTTAATCATGCTAATTATGCATCCGAAAAAATGGGGCAAAATAACCCATAAAGTGAAAAAAGGCATTTCAAAAGATAGCGAACGTTTCCAAGCGATTCGTAAATTAAGAGAAGAGAACGAAATACTGATTATTTCTAAACTAAAAGAACAATTAACAGAAGAAAACGCCGATATTATTGGGCCACTCATTACCGAACATATCATTTTTCTGGAACGTGTGAGAAAAGAACCTAGTCCACGAAGTAAACGCGCAAAATCCGAGCAGAAGAAACGCGAAGTGCAAGTGGTGGCTTTCCAATTAGAACGCGATATTATTCAACACATGTTTGAAACAGGCGGGATTTCTAGAGATTTAGCTCGTGATTTACGTCAAAATTTAAACATGATAGAAACGTATTTATATGATGATTTTATAGAGTAA
- a CDS encoding iron-sulfur cluster biosynthesis family protein, whose amino-acid sequence MYITFTESAKNRLAALRSNLEGRLHLYYDTEGCSCENSGIFTLRLVEEKTAEDNEIESNIGPVLIKRWTEIFLEEALIIDYDDAQKTLILKSDGQYYNRNLLLVTDKDEVISCPVTL is encoded by the coding sequence ATGTATATTACATTTACAGAAAGCGCTAAGAATCGGCTCGCTGCACTACGGTCGAATTTAGAAGGGCGGCTGCATTTATACTATGATACAGAAGGTTGTTCTTGTGAAAACAGTGGGATTTTTACGCTTCGATTAGTAGAAGAGAAAACGGCCGAAGATAACGAAATTGAATCGAACATTGGTCCAGTGCTGATCAAACGTTGGACAGAAATATTTTTAGAAGAGGCGTTGATTATTGATTATGATGACGCACAAAAAACACTTATTTTAAAAAGTGACGGCCAGTATTATAACCGCAATCTGTTGCTTGTGACGGATAAAGATGAGGTCATTAGTTGCCCAGTAACTTTATAA
- a CDS encoding blue-light photoreceptor, whose protein sequence is MTAYPKFDVILKALNLSSVGVIITDPEQNDNPIIFVNTGFENITGYAKEEAIGSNCHFLQGDDTDKEEVAKIRHAINQQSTANVLLKNYRKDGTSFMNELTIEPIYDDNDHLYFVGIQKDVTNEHDYQLELEKSLREIEKLSTPIVPIKENICVLPLIGSLTHDRFQHMSEYVSEYMDHGKEDYLIMDLSGLAEFNEDAVMNLVKFHGFMKLTGVELIITGISPKFAMTLIRYEESLASLTTYSTIKEALQFY, encoded by the coding sequence ATGACCGCTTATCCAAAATTCGATGTTATTTTGAAAGCATTAAATTTGTCTAGTGTAGGAGTAATTATTACCGATCCTGAACAAAATGATAATCCAATTATTTTTGTGAACACTGGTTTTGAAAATATTACTGGCTATGCGAAAGAAGAAGCAATTGGCTCTAATTGCCACTTTTTACAAGGCGATGATACGGACAAAGAAGAAGTTGCAAAAATCCGTCATGCTATTAACCAACAATCAACTGCGAATGTTTTACTAAAAAATTACCGAAAAGATGGCACTTCTTTTATGAATGAGCTTACGATTGAACCTATTTACGATGATAATGATCATTTGTATTTTGTAGGGATTCAAAAAGACGTGACAAACGAACATGACTATCAGCTGGAACTCGAAAAATCGTTACGTGAAATCGAGAAACTCTCTACACCGATTGTGCCAATTAAAGAAAATATTTGTGTACTGCCATTAATCGGCTCTTTAACACATGACCGTTTTCAACATATGTCGGAATATGTGAGCGAATATATGGATCATGGTAAGGAAGACTATTTAATCATGGATCTTTCTGGCTTAGCTGAATTTAACGAAGACGCCGTGATGAACCTCGTGAAATTCCATGGCTTTATGAAATTAACTGGTGTCGAACTCATTATCACCGGTATTTCACCAAAATTTGCCATGACTTTAATTCGCTACGAAGAAAGTCTAGCCAGCCTAACTACTTACAGCACTATCAAAGAAGCACTACAATTTTACTAA
- a CDS encoding isoleucine--tRNA ligase: protein MKNYSFFKYNMNIKTFFTFIVGLAIIGFGFYILATFETLRIWQFIGIYIVLSVYIICVIFTYFNGTVSVNNRTLFYKKGLADKKYPFSQYMLECDTRLHGRTISFLPYYTINILNLETGKEQKIKLRNAAIVMNSGRKNYHLEIERLAEDLKKMQA, encoded by the coding sequence ATGAAAAACTATTCTTTTTTTAAATATAATATGAATATCAAAACCTTTTTTACATTCATTGTTGGCTTGGCGATTATCGGCTTTGGCTTCTACATTCTTGCTACCTTTGAGACATTGCGCATTTGGCAATTTATCGGTATATATATCGTTTTAAGTGTGTACATTATTTGCGTCATTTTCACTTATTTTAACGGGACCGTTTCTGTTAATAATCGCACCCTCTTTTATAAAAAAGGACTTGCAGATAAAAAGTACCCTTTTAGTCAATATATGTTGGAATGTGATACAAGATTGCACGGCCGGACGATTTCGTTCCTGCCTTATTACACGATAAATATTCTTAACCTAGAAACTGGCAAAGAGCAAAAGATTAAGCTTCGTAATGCGGCGATTGTTATGAACAGCGGTAGAAAAAATTACCATCTAGAAATTGAACGTCTCGCTGAAGATTTGAAAAAAATGCAAGCCTAA
- a CDS encoding ABC transporter permease: MKKSKWGTIYLVLVFVILYAPIFYLIFYSFNKGGTMHNFSGFTLGYYKEVFQDTRLLIIVLNTFVIALLSSVIATIIGVCGALAIKFMPKPFAKNSLLSLNNVLIVSPDVIIGASFLIFFTILGVKLGFISVLVSHIAFSIPIVVLMILPKLQEMSPTLMDAARDLGASQWQVLSKVILPYIMPGVLAGFFMALTYSLDDFAVTFFVTGNGFSTLAVEIYSRARQGISLSINALSTLIFLFTIILVIGYYFINQRNTSKNIRTGATKE; encoded by the coding sequence ATGAAGAAAAGTAAATGGGGTACAATTTATTTAGTGCTTGTTTTTGTGATTTTATATGCGCCGATTTTCTATTTGATTTTTTACTCGTTTAATAAAGGCGGCACGATGCATAACTTTAGTGGCTTCACGCTTGGATATTATAAAGAAGTTTTCCAAGATACGCGCTTACTGATTATCGTGCTAAATACGTTTGTGATTGCGCTACTTTCTTCTGTGATTGCAACTATTATCGGGGTTTGCGGGGCGCTGGCGATTAAATTTATGCCAAAACCATTCGCGAAAAACTCGCTTTTAAGTTTGAATAATGTGTTGATTGTTAGTCCGGATGTTATTATCGGTGCTAGTTTCTTGATTTTCTTCACGATTTTAGGTGTGAAATTAGGTTTCATTTCTGTACTAGTCTCGCATATTGCCTTTAGTATTCCGATTGTCGTGTTGATGATTTTGCCGAAGTTGCAAGAAATGAGCCCGACGTTAATGGATGCGGCGCGCGACTTAGGTGCGAGCCAGTGGCAAGTCCTTTCAAAAGTGATTCTGCCGTATATTATGCCAGGCGTTTTAGCTGGATTTTTCATGGCGCTGACTTACTCGCTAGATGATTTTGCGGTCACTTTCTTTGTAACAGGAAATGGTTTCTCGACTTTAGCCGTAGAAATTTATTCCCGCGCAAGACAAGGTATTTCGCTTTCTATCAACGCTTTATCGACACTAATTTTCCTATTCACGATTATTCTAGTGATCGGTTATTACTTTATTAACCAACGCAATACAAGTAAAAATATTCGGACGGGGGCGACGAAAGAATGA
- a CDS encoding GTP pyrophosphokinase has product MEQPSVDELKNWRNVMLLHRFALEEVNTKLKILNEEFQFIHDYNPMEHLKSRVKSLESIGAKLEKKQVDITPENALKYVHDIAGIRITCSFVSDIFRIHEMLAGQSDITIKRVKDYVTNPKPNGYRSLHLLCEVPVFLTNRSEKMTVEIQIRTVAMDFWASLEHKIYYKYQQEAPEELVNELQDAARIITHLDEKMKNLNDQIDKYKKEKEN; this is encoded by the coding sequence ATGGAACAACCATCAGTTGATGAGCTGAAGAACTGGCGAAATGTTATGCTACTTCATCGTTTTGCACTGGAAGAAGTGAATACGAAACTTAAAATATTGAATGAAGAATTTCAATTTATTCATGATTATAATCCGATGGAACATTTGAAGTCCCGAGTGAAATCACTGGAAAGTATCGGAGCAAAATTAGAAAAGAAGCAGGTTGATATCACACCAGAAAATGCCCTCAAATATGTGCACGATATTGCGGGTATTCGGATTACTTGTTCCTTTGTATCAGATATTTTTCGCATTCACGAGATGCTTGCTGGGCAAAGTGATATTACGATTAAACGAGTGAAGGATTATGTGACCAACCCGAAACCGAATGGCTATCGGAGCTTGCATTTGCTATGCGAAGTACCTGTTTTCCTGACAAATCGTTCAGAGAAAATGACGGTGGAAATTCAAATTCGGACAGTTGCAATGGATTTTTGGGCGAGCTTGGAGCATAAAATTTACTATAAATACCAACAAGAAGCACCGGAAGAACTAGTAAATGAATTGCAAGATGCCGCACGAATTATTACGCATTTAGATGAAAAAATGAAAAACTTAAATGATCAAATTGATAAGTACAAAAAAGAAAAGGAAAATTAA
- a CDS encoding helix-turn-helix domain-containing protein: MEIGKRIKNLRLSKNLTQEELGERTDLTKGYISQLERDLSSPSIETLFAILEVLGSTPKDFFDEEEHNQKVIYGELEHTFFEDEEKGYRIKWLVPESNEKEMEPVLLEIEANSCFKNFEPSLSETFAYVLKGEVTVLLGRNEYVAKKGEAIYFHAADEHQIINRSNEQATLILVATDSYL; encoded by the coding sequence ATGGAAATTGGCAAACGCATAAAAAATCTAAGGCTTAGTAAGAATTTGACGCAAGAAGAATTAGGCGAACGAACGGATTTGACGAAGGGATATATTTCTCAGTTAGAACGAGATTTAAGTTCTCCTTCTATTGAAACGTTATTTGCTATTTTGGAAGTGTTAGGTTCTACTCCGAAAGATTTCTTTGATGAAGAAGAACATAATCAAAAAGTAATCTACGGAGAACTAGAGCATACTTTCTTTGAAGATGAAGAAAAAGGATACAGAATTAAGTGGCTTGTTCCAGAATCGAACGAAAAAGAAATGGAGCCAGTACTACTTGAAATAGAAGCAAACAGCTGTTTTAAAAACTTTGAGCCATCACTTTCAGAAACTTTCGCCTATGTGCTAAAAGGAGAAGTGACCGTGCTACTTGGTCGAAATGAATATGTAGCCAAAAAAGGAGAAGCAATTTATTTCCACGCTGCAGATGAACATCAAATTATTAATCGATCAAATGAACAAGCAACACTCATCTTAGTAGCGACAGATTCATATTTATAA
- a CDS encoding amino acid permease, whose product MKKETHGEIRRDLKTRHLSMIAIGGSIGTGLFLASGNAIHTAGPGGALVAYVAIGIMVYFLMTSLGEMATYMPVSGSFSTYASRFVDPAFGFALGWNYWFNWAITLAVDISTAAIIVQFWLPNTPAWLWSAIFLILIFGLNALSVKAYGESEYWFSIIKVATVIIFLIVGVLTIVGILGGEVIGFSNFTAGDAPFKGGFFAILGTFLIAGFSFQGTEMVGIAAGESATPETSVPKAIKQVFWRILLFYIFAIFIIGMIIPYTNPNLLSAEATDVAISPFTLVFEKAGLAFAASVMNAVILTSVLSAGNSGLYASTRMLWAMARDKKAPRFLGKVNRRGIPMAALIVTTIVGAMTFITTLTENGTVIYTWLLSASGLTGFIAWVGIAVSHYRFRKAFIKQGHDLSELKYKAKFFPFGPILALILCILVIVGQDYAAFLKPEFTNAAWWQKIGISYIGLPIFLIFWLSFKITNKTKVIPLEDCKFDKK is encoded by the coding sequence GTGAAAAAAGAAACACACGGCGAAATACGTCGTGACTTAAAAACAAGGCATCTATCCATGATAGCCATTGGTGGTTCGATTGGAACAGGATTATTTTTAGCGAGCGGTAATGCGATTCATACGGCTGGACCTGGTGGTGCGTTGGTTGCTTATGTTGCCATCGGAATTATGGTGTACTTTTTAATGACGAGTTTGGGAGAAATGGCTACGTATATGCCGGTTTCTGGTTCGTTTAGTACGTACGCTAGTCGGTTTGTTGACCCAGCTTTCGGTTTTGCACTTGGGTGGAATTATTGGTTTAACTGGGCGATTACGCTGGCGGTCGATATTTCCACAGCGGCGATTATTGTTCAATTTTGGTTACCGAACACCCCTGCTTGGTTGTGGAGCGCGATTTTCTTAATTTTGATTTTCGGTTTAAATGCACTATCGGTAAAAGCTTACGGGGAATCGGAATATTGGTTCTCGATTATCAAAGTGGCTACTGTCATTATTTTCCTTATCGTCGGCGTGCTAACGATTGTCGGAATTCTTGGCGGCGAAGTCATCGGTTTTTCTAACTTTACTGCTGGCGATGCCCCTTTCAAAGGTGGATTTTTCGCGATATTAGGTACGTTCTTGATTGCCGGATTTTCTTTCCAAGGGACAGAAATGGTTGGGATTGCGGCTGGTGAAAGTGCTACCCCAGAAACCAGCGTGCCGAAAGCGATTAAACAAGTTTTCTGGCGGATTTTGTTATTTTACATTTTCGCGATTTTCATTATCGGGATGATTATTCCTTATACTAATCCTAATTTACTTAGCGCTGAGGCGACGGATGTGGCAATTAGTCCATTTACGCTCGTTTTTGAAAAAGCTGGCCTTGCGTTCGCGGCTTCGGTGATGAATGCGGTTATCCTAACTTCTGTGCTATCTGCTGGTAACTCGGGACTTTACGCTTCAACAAGAATGCTTTGGGCAATGGCTCGCGATAAAAAAGCACCTCGTTTCTTAGGAAAAGTGAACCGTCGTGGTATTCCGATGGCAGCTTTAATTGTCACTACTATCGTTGGCGCAATGACGTTCATAACAACACTCACTGAAAATGGTACTGTGATCTATACGTGGTTACTGTCTGCATCTGGTTTAACCGGCTTCATCGCCTGGGTTGGAATCGCGGTCAGTCATTATCGTTTCCGAAAAGCCTTCATTAAACAAGGCCATGACTTAAGTGAACTAAAATATAAAGCGAAATTTTTCCCATTCGGCCCAATTTTAGCATTGATTTTATGTATTTTAGTTATCGTTGGTCAGGATTACGCGGCGTTTTTAAAACCAGAATTTACAAATGCAGCTTGGTGGCAAAAAATCGGTATTTCTTATATCGGCCTACCCATCTTCCTGATTTTCTGGTTATCCTTTAAAATTACAAATAAAACAAAAGTCATTCCACTGGAAGACTGCAAATTTGATAAAAAATAA
- a CDS encoding ABC transporter permease yields MNRRTRTVYLVPYVLWILLFVVAPILLIVYYSFFDVDGNFTVDNYIHFFTPVYLKMTASSFWYAFLITVFTLLISYPTAYLLTKLKHKQLWLLLIILPTWINLLLKAYAFIGIFGTYGAANQFLEILGIGSKQILFTDFSFLFVSTYIFIPFMILPIFNAIEEINPTLIQASRDLGASSLTTFRRVIFPLTADGVKSGCQAVFIPALSLFMITRLIAGNRVITLGTAIEEHFLVTQDWGMGSTIGVFLIIAMILIMFLTGSKKKRGARK; encoded by the coding sequence ATGAATAGACGCACCCGTACAGTTTACCTTGTTCCTTATGTTCTTTGGATTTTACTTTTTGTTGTTGCACCGATTTTATTGATTGTGTATTATTCGTTTTTTGATGTTGATGGCAATTTTACTGTAGATAATTATATTCATTTTTTCACCCCTGTCTATTTAAAAATGACGGCGAGTTCGTTCTGGTATGCGTTTTTAATTACGGTTTTCACACTGCTGATTTCGTATCCAACGGCTTACTTGTTAACGAAACTAAAGCATAAACAACTTTGGCTATTGCTGATTATTTTGCCGACTTGGATAAATTTGTTGCTTAAAGCGTATGCCTTTATTGGGATTTTTGGGACATATGGGGCGGCGAATCAGTTTTTAGAAATACTCGGAATTGGCTCGAAACAGATTTTATTTACCGATTTTAGTTTCTTATTTGTATCGACTTATATTTTTATTCCATTTATGATTTTGCCGATTTTTAATGCGATTGAGGAAATTAATCCAACGTTGATTCAAGCATCGCGCGACTTAGGTGCATCTAGTTTGACAACGTTTAGACGAGTAATTTTCCCACTCACTGCTGACGGCGTAAAATCAGGGTGTCAGGCTGTTTTTATTCCAGCGCTATCACTCTTTATGATTACTCGATTGATTGCGGGAAACCGTGTGATTACGCTCGGAACAGCGATTGAAGAACATTTCCTTGTGACGCAAGACTGGGGAATGGGCTCGACGATTGGTGTATTTTTAATTATCGCGATGATTTTAATAATGTTCTTAACAGGTTCGAAAAAGAAAAGAGGTGCGCGTAAATGA
- a CDS encoding MarR family winged helix-turn-helix transcriptional regulator: MVGINTDTENISELLKTYWSIQRISAGYADQNAASLGLTIQQLAMINVIYSTPGISVADLTKRLIITGSSAAANVDGLISLGLVMKLNKTIPSDSMDLKLKLSKKGEDLSKRSTANAFMYKAMMKVFENLSENEIEDLIRLNKKVETLLKKSK, from the coding sequence ATGGTAGGAATTAATACAGATACAGAAAATATTAGTGAATTATTAAAAACGTATTGGTCGATTCAACGGATTTCTGCGGGATATGCTGATCAAAATGCGGCTAGCTTGGGGCTAACCATTCAGCAACTTGCGATGATAAATGTGATTTACAGCACACCAGGAATTTCGGTGGCAGATTTAACGAAACGATTAATCATCACGGGAAGTTCAGCTGCAGCGAATGTGGACGGGTTAATTAGTTTAGGTTTAGTCATGAAATTAAACAAGACAATTCCAAGTGACAGCATGGATTTAAAATTGAAGCTCTCGAAAAAAGGAGAAGACTTATCAAAACGCTCCACTGCAAACGCTTTTATGTACAAAGCGATGATGAAAGTGTTTGAAAATCTTTCCGAAAATGAAATTGAAGACTTAATTCGCCTTAATAAAAAAGTAGAAACCTTGCTGAAAAAGAGCAAATAA